The DNA region CGGACAATCGTACCAATAGAGCACAGGCctgtgtgttctgctgctgtcaaatGAGCCTGTTTCTACTGGAAGGTTCTTTATTAATGGGGGTTTCCAGTGATGTACTGGTTATCACTGTTTCCCCACTGGCCCTGGTTCGATCTCAGCATCATCCTGGTTCCTTTGTGTGAGGAGTCTACATGCCTGACTCTGCTTTCCTCCCCTTGTCCTCTTTACTGCATGAGTGAGACAATCAAACTACTAACATTTAATGATAACGAGCAACTAACAACGAACCAGGCACAAAGTACCAGGTTGGAGTAAACACTGAACACTGAGTTCAGGAGGATGTGGTTTTTTTGGTGGTCCATTGAGCAACAGAAAACCAGGAAATGTGGCAGGCAAGGAGTGTGACGGGTAAACAGAGATTGTCAAATATATTTACACGCTCACTGAGAGGCCATTATATTTGTGACTAAACAGTCTCAGacactgtgtctctctgattgTGGATTTGAATTTAAACCAGGATGTTGTTTCCTGTCTATGGTGGAGAAAAATCCTTGCACGAACCCGAATCCAGCTTGATATTATGAAATACATGATGGGGTTTGTCATTCTCAACATACAGTAAcgcaacctgctgctgctgacctctgacctctgaccccttcggaggctgcagctgagctgtAACCCAGCacccacttactgtactgtagctcctgGGTTCCACTGAATGAagacactgtttacatcctcctcctcaaatAAAGCATTTATCACCTCTATAGGCACTGGGCAGTCACGGAAGCACGTTTCATGTCTGTCGCGTTAACCAAAGGCCCCACTGCATGGTCTCATTTAGGAACCACACCTCAAACACTGCAAACACTGTTGATCAACAGCTCCACGTGTTCCACAATAAACTAAGCGGCTTCTTGTCCACACTGAACATATTTACATGCTCACTGCTCTCTGAACGTAGGTTTGCATATGAACCAGGATGTTATTTTGTATCTTTAGTGACACAAAATCCCCATGTTCCTGTTATCGATATCAAATTAAAGGTCGCAAATGACACAATAAATATagttaaaaactaaaataaactaaTATCTTTCTCAATTTAGGCTTTTATGGAAATCCAACTACAGAGAAGTTTCTCAACTTACAAAAAATCTTCTGAGAGAAGCATTTCATCATTTAATGTTCTGGTAGTGCTACTATACAAACCTACTGGATTTCTTATCAGATACTGATTAACATACACAGTTAATCACACTACATATAAAATGATCATTTGCCCACAGTCCACACAGGCACGAAGCAGGTGAATGTCCTTATTTTTTACCTTTCTTCACATCCTTTTCTTCACAATGACATTAATGTTAGTCCTCttcaggaagcagagcaggaaaatGGGAGGTGTTAATCAGCTCTATAAACAGATGGACAGTCAGGATGACTGGACACACTCCTCTACTCACACTTCAACTCCTCAGTGATCAGGTACGTTTAGAGCAGATCCAGGCTTTAGTGACACAGGGTTAATCCTGTAAATATATTCATTATATTATAGtattcatatattcatattACATAGATTTAAAATCTATGTAATATAAACAACAATTGATAGATCTGTAATTTATTGATGCATGATTTCACATTAATATATGAACTTGGTGAAGATCTAATTGTCTGTATCTCCCCCGactcctcttttttttattcagacgTCATGATGCAGTTCATTCATctctgtctggttctgggtaCGTTCTGCTCAGTTTATAAACTCAGTGgactttttttgtcattctagaaaatatatatttcactttcatatatatataacctGTTTCCACTATTAAAAGCTATGAGTCGACACCATAAAACCTGATTCCCTCCGTTGTTGCAGCAACAGTCCAGCTGCTCTTGGTCTCAGCAGAGGTGATACCTTTGCCAGAGGGAGTCAACGTCATATTTTCGCTACCAGGAAGCTTTGAATCTTGTACCAAACATGGCTGTGGGAACTTTGTGAGTTGTGTGTCTGAGCTAAATCAAGGAAGCAACAACATGTTGGCGTTGGACAACCTTGTGCTGTCTGACAGTGGCAGCTACTGCTGCAGAACCTCCAACGACGACTGTGGACTGGAGCTGAACGTAGTAAGAGGTGAGTGTGTGACCAGATAAATTAGGTCAGAATCACAGTTCAACAGTTTATTTACGTTTCAcatgtcatttttattatttttaatttttcaggTTGTATAAAGTCATTTCTCATTGATGTTGAGTTTACACAAGATCACACACTGGAAATAAAAGGAGGTACAACAGACGACTGTATGAAAGCCTGTACGTACGACACGACCTGCCAATActtcacatttattaaaaggtAAATGTCTGGAAAATACAAGTCCCTGAGTTTGTCTGAGTTCATAACATGGTCACCGTTGCTCCACCAGACTCAGTCCTTTTCTTCCACATTCCACTACAGCAAAGGACAATGTTCTCTTATGGGGTCGAAAGGTCCTCTGAGGATAAAACGTAACAGCGACGCCATCTCAGGCTACTCACGCAAACGCTGCTGCACTCCTGGTGAGGGATTCTGAATTATTcttagtgttgttgttgtttatgatGAATATCTGGGTATAGTTCAATTATACTccttgtgtaaaaatgtttttatctcCACGATACTGCTAGAGTTCATCTACCAAAATGGGTCAGAAAAGCCAAACGATGTTCAAGGAAGCCTGAGTAAGTGACTGTAGTGAACATAATCCCACCACACACTGGTTTtcttgtttgttatttttccttcacaaaagacaaaacaagacaattaGGAAGCTTCTTTACTCACTCAcattttgtactgtactgttccAAAGTCCTGACTGAGCTCAACGtctgagttgtgtgtgttggaaCACGCAAAACTTACAGTCTGGCCTTTTCTTCTTGatgatgcagatcttcagtttCACAATGAATCTAAAAGCTGGTTTGAAGCCTTCGGGTTCTGCCGCACACAGAAGCAGACACTGGTTCAAATCACTAATGACACAGTGATGAACAATGTGACACACCTCCAGCAAAATGAGACAGTCACACAGAACGGGGTGTGGGTCGGTCTGGAACGCCCCATCTTTGGCTGTGACACCACCTGGAGGTGGATTTCAGGAGGAAGTGTTAACACGTCTCAGTGGAACAGCagctctcctccatcctccactaaCAAATACTGTGGGAAGATAATCTGGGTGAACGAGACACGAACAATCAAACTGCTTGATGACGACTGTTTTAATAAGTTGCCTTTCATCTGCCAAGGTAAGATGTTTTACTCACCCAGCTAGAATTTTACAAAGAAATAATCTTCacctttgtctttgcttttttcaCCAGGTTCTACATAAATCTTTTGTTGAATGGACGCTGTTCACTTCAATTCTTTTTGAATCGTATGTTATTATTTATGTTAATTTTCTAGTTTTCTATTGCAGCATCATGAGAAACATGATGAAGTTGTATGTCTACTGTGGTTCATGTGTATATATGACATATTTTATTTCCATTAGTATAATTAATAAAATTGTCTTTAGCAACAACATAAAACACCAAATAAACATTTAAGATGAAAAGTGCAATTACAGCAGAGCATCACTGCAGATTACCTGCACTCGACCTCATTATTGGCCCATTATGTAAAAACTCTACACACAAGCCAATCAGACATCAGCACTTGGAGATTACCAACTCACATCTTGACCAAAATGAAACAATCAAAACGTAACACTCCTTTCTAAAAATCTAATTTTTGCAACAAAACCTTACACACAAGCTCCATTTGAATCACCTTGTGTGCCGAATCCACCCTTGGATTGATTTGCCCACGTTTTTGGCCAGATTGAAGCCTGCCTCATCTACGTAGATCGTGTGGCAGTTCAGCAGCATCAAACTCCATCAAACTCTGCCTGATGTtctgctgtaatagtgatgatgaaaataagtgcAACCTAATTATGCAAAACAAGTCAAAGTGATTGATAAAAACTGTAAGCATTTAGAGAATTTGTAACATCCTACACAAACATTAACTTCACAGATTTCACCTTTTGACCATTGCAGTTCCCATTTGCATCAATGTCCATAATAGTAATTCTTACTGGAGATATTCTATATTTAGCATTTACTGACTGTTGCACTTCTTGTTAGAAGCTAAACTGCATTTTGTTCTTctgcacttactgtaacattagtaataaaaataaactttagtctaatctaatctaaaggtttcttttataaatactgtatgttgtacgTAAAACTCCAGTATAACATCTGACTACTGATTCTGAATACTGATATTTGTGATGTTTGTCACGAATGATGAACAGATATCAGCTTTTGTGACCAAACAGCCTCTCACTGTACATTGTACAGTGTCTCTGAATGTGGATTTTCATATAACCAGGATGTGGTTTGTTGCCTTTGGAAAAacagtttcatttaaaaaagaaGAGTTTTTCTGTCAATATGAAATTATAGGTAACAATATAATGACAAGTAGAAACAGAAGCATCTtaattgaatgtttttatttatataatattatatatttatataatataatataatttatttattatattaacgTAACAAACCAACCAAATTAATGGACAGACTTCAGTAACTCAGGAGTGGATGTGGGTGTGTTTATGTAGATGGGAAGTAAATGTCTCTATAAAGTGATGGACGGCAACGACTTCTCACGTTTTTCTTCCCACACTTCAACACTGACCAGGTGAGTTTCTGACAGATCTAAACTTCGCTAACACAGAATGGATGTAGCTGTAGTGAGTATTTGTAAGTGTTGATGTTTGCTTCTGTAAAAATACTGAATAATTTTAAATTTCATGGAAATACGTAataaacatccatccatccatccattttcttaaccgcttactccctagtgcagggtcacgggtggtgctggagcctatcccagctggctacgggcgagaggcagggtacaccctggacgggtcgccagtccatcacagggcaacacatagacaaacaaccattcactcacacactcacacctacgggcaatggagagaagccaatcaacctaatgcacgtcttcggactgtgggaggaagccggagaacccggagagaacccacgcaaacacggggagaacgtgcaaactccacacagaatgAGACTCATGAGACACATGAGACTAATATAATTTGAGTTTTATTAATGTGAAGTTTACACAAAGCTTCTTATTTAGAATTTCCAGACTGAGATAACACTAACTACCAAaaaatacagtaagtgacacaGGTTTGTAATTTTTAACATATTAACGCTTAACAGCTATTAAAACGTGAGCTTGGTAAATATTTGTGTCTTCTGTCCTGAGTTGAATACTGATTTACTTTCTTTTGGTTTTAGCCATGGTGCAGTTCAAACTTCTATGTCTGCTTATGGGTACGTTCTGCTTTGTTGAGttcttggaaacacacaaagcttATGTCTTTTATATATAAGAACATGGCATTGACAGTGTTTATTATTCTAGaacattgtgttttattaaatcaagtgtacattacattaaacattaaatataaaaatagctGTGAACCAACACGCATTAAAGAAAACTTCTTTCTGTGTTACATTCATTTGTTGCAGCAACAGTCCAGGTACTTGGCTACTTCATCTCAGGTGATGCAATAACTTTGC from Betta splendens chromosome 13, fBetSpl5.4, whole genome shotgun sequence includes:
- the LOC114868720 gene encoding uncharacterized protein LOC114868720 isoform X2, producing the protein MMQFIHLCLVLATVQLLLVSAEVIPLPEGVNVIFSLPGSFESCTKHGCGNFVSCVSELNQGSNNMLALDNLVLSDSGSYCCRTSNDDCGLELNVVRGCIKSFLIDVEFTQDHTLEIKGGTTDDCMKACTYDTTCQYFTFIKSKGQCSLMGSKGPLRIKRNSDAISGYSRKRCCTPEFIYQNGSEKPNDVQGSLNLQFHNESKSWFEAFGFCRTQKQTLVQITNDTVMNNVTHLQQNETVTQNGVWVGLERPIFGCDTTWRWISGGSVNTSQWNSSSPPSSTNKYCGKIIWVNETRTIKLLDDDCFNKLPFICQGST
- the LOC114868720 gene encoding uncharacterized protein LOC114868720 isoform X1 yields the protein MMQFIHLCLVLATVQLLLVSAEVIPLPEGVNVIFSLPGSFESCTKHGCGNFVSCVSELNQGSNNMLALDNLVLSDSGSYCCRTSNDDCGLELNVVRGCIKSFLIDVEFTQDHTLEIKGGTTDDCMKACTYDTTCQYFTFIKSKGQCSLMGSKGPLRIKRNSDAISGYSRKRCCTPEFIYQNGSEKPNDVQGSLNLQFHNESKSWFEAFGFCRTQKQTLVQITNDTVMNNVTHLQQNETVTQNGVWVGLERPIFGCDTTWRWISGGSVNTSQWNSSSPPSSTNKYCGKIIWVNETRTIKLLDDDCFNKLPFICQGKMFYSPS